In one window of Brassica napus cultivar Da-Ae unplaced genomic scaffold, Da-Ae ScsIHWf_2660;HRSCAF=3417, whole genome shotgun sequence DNA:
- the LOC111211685 gene encoding calmodulin-like protein 3 has product MDQAELCRIFQMFDKNGDGKITKQELNDSLKNLGIYIPEQELVQMIEKIDLNGDGYVDSEEFGGLFETIMEERDEEEDMREAFNVFDQNRDGFITVEELRSVLASLGLKQGRTLDECKRMIGKVDVDGDGMVDFKEFKKMMKAGGFAAL; this is encoded by the coding sequence ATGGATCAAGCAGAGCTTTGCCGGATATTCCAAATGTTCGACAAGAACGGCGACGGCAAAATCACCAAACAAGAGCTGAATGATTCATTGAAGAATCTTGGAATCTACATCCCAGAGCAAGAGCTGGTGCAGATGATTGAGAAGATTGATCTCAACGGTGATGGGTACGTGGACAGCGAGGAGTTCGGAGGGCTGTTCGAGACGATCATGGAGGAGAGAGACGAGGAGGAGGACATGAGAGAGGCTTTCAATGTGTTTGATCAAAACCGAGACGGGTTCATCACGGTGGAAGAGCTGAGATCCGTGTTGGCTTCCTTGGGGCTCAAGCAAGGAAGGACGCTTGATGAATGCAAGAGGATGATTGGCAAAGTTGATGTTGATGGAGATGGGATGGTGGATTTCAAGGAGTttaagaagatgatgaaagctGGTGGATTTGCCGCCTTGTGA